From one Rattus norvegicus strain BN/NHsdMcwi chromosome 7, GRCr8, whole genome shotgun sequence genomic stretch:
- the Xpnpep3 gene encoding xaa-Pro aminopeptidase 3 isoform X1 translates to MSCLQRRYSLQPVPVKEIPNRYLGQPSPVTHPHLLRPGEVTPGLSQVEYALRRHKLMALVHKEAQGHSGTDHTVVVLSNPIHYMSNDIPYTFHQDNSFLYLCGFQEPDSILVLQSCSGKQLPSHKAMLFVPRRDPGRELWDGPRSGTDGAIALTGVDDAYPLEEFQHLLPKLRAETNMVWYDWMKPSHAQLHSDYMQPLTEAKATSKNKVRSVQHLIQHLRLIKSPAEIKRMQIAGKLTSEAFIETMFASKAPVDEAFLYAKFEFECRARGADILAYPPVVAGGNRSNTLHYVKNNQLIKDGEMVLLDGGCESSCYVSDITRTWPVNGRFTAPQAELYEAVLEIQKACLTLCSPGTSLENIYSMMLTLMGQKLKDLGIIKTSKESAFKAARKYCPHHVGHYLGMDVHDTPDMPRSLPLQPGMVITVEPGIYIPEGDTDAPEKFRGLGVRIEDDVVVTQDSPLILSADCPKEVNDIEQICSRTS, encoded by the exons GGGAGGTGACACCAGGGCTATCTCAGGTGGAATATGCACTTCGAAGACATAAACTTATGGCTCTGGTCCACAAAGAAGCACAAGGGCACAGTGGGACAGACCACACAGTGGTGGTGCTCTCTAACCCTATACACTATATGAGCAACGACATCCCCTACACCTTCCACCAAGACAACAGCTTCCTGTATCTTTGTGGATTCCAAGAGCCTGATAGCATTCTGGTCCTTCAGAGCTGCTCTGGGAAGCAGTTACCATCCCATAAGGCCATGCTTTTTGTGCCTCGGAGAGATCCTGGTCGAGAATTGTGGGATGGCCCCCGATCTGGCACGGATGGAGCAATAGCCCTAACTGGAGTGGATGACGCCTACCCGCTGGAAGAATTTCAGCACCTGCTACCCAAACTGAGAG CTGAGACGAACATGGTTTGGTATGACTGGATGAAGCCTTCTCATGCACAACTTCACTCTGACTACATGCAGCCTCTAACTGAAGCCAAAGCCACGAGCAAGAACAAGGTTCGGAGTGTCCAGCACCTGATACAGCACCTGCGGCTAATTAAGTCTCCTGCAGAAATTAAGAGAATGCAGATTGCTGGGAAGCTGACATCAGAG GCTTTCATAGAGACCATGTTTGCCAGTAAAGCTCCAGTAGACGAAGCCTTTCTTTATGCGAAG TTTGAATTTGAGTGCCGTGCCCGAGGTGCCGACATCTTAGCCTACCCCCCTGTGGTTGCAGGCGGTAATCGCTCCAACACTCTGCACTATGTGAAAAATAACCAGCTCATCAAG GATGGTGAAATGGTGCTTCTTGATGGAGGTTGTGAGTCTTCCTGCTATGTGAGTGACATTACCAGGACGTGGCCCGTCAATGGCAG ATTCACCGCACCTCAGGCAGAGCTCTATGAAGCTGTTCTAGAAATCCAAAAAGCTTGCTTGACACTGTGCTCCCCTGGGACAAGCTTGGAGAACATCTACAGCATGATGCTGACACTGATGGGACAGAAGCTTAAGGATCTGGGGATCATAAAGACCAGCAAGGAAAGCGCCTTCAAg GCTGCTCGAAAATACTGTCCTCATCACGTGGGCCATTACCTCGGGATGGATGTCCATGACACTCCAGACATGCCTCGTTCACTCCCTCTGCAGCCTGGTATGGTGATCACGGTTGAACCAG GCATTTATATCCCAGAGGGTGACACAGATGCCCCAGAGAAGTTTCGAGGTCTCGGAGTTCGGATTGAGGATGATGTAGTGGTGACTCAGGACTCACCTCTTATCCTTTCTGCAGACTGTCCCAAGGAGGTGAATGACATTGAGCAGATCTGCAGCAGGACCTCCTGA
- the Xpnpep3 gene encoding xaa-Pro aminopeptidase 3 isoform X2, translating into MALVHKEAQGHSGTDHTVVVLSNPIHYMSNDIPYTFHQDNSFLYLCGFQEPDSILVLQSCSGKQLPSHKAMLFVPRRDPGRELWDGPRSGTDGAIALTGVDDAYPLEEFQHLLPKLRAETNMVWYDWMKPSHAQLHSDYMQPLTEAKATSKNKVRSVQHLIQHLRLIKSPAEIKRMQIAGKLTSEAFIETMFASKAPVDEAFLYAKFEFECRARGADILAYPPVVAGGNRSNTLHYVKNNQLIKDGEMVLLDGGCESSCYVSDITRTWPVNGRFTAPQAELYEAVLEIQKACLTLCSPGTSLENIYSMMLTLMGQKLKDLGIIKTSKESAFKAARKYCPHHVGHYLGMDVHDTPDMPRSLPLQPGMVITVEPGIYIPEGDTDAPEKFRGLGVRIEDDVVVTQDSPLILSADCPKEVNDIEQICSRTS; encoded by the exons ATGGCTCTGGTCCACAAAGAAGCACAAGGGCACAGTGGGACAGACCACACAGTGGTGGTGCTCTCTAACCCTATACACTATATGAGCAACGACATCCCCTACACCTTCCACCAAGACAACAGCTTCCTGTATCTTTGTGGATTCCAAGAGCCTGATAGCATTCTGGTCCTTCAGAGCTGCTCTGGGAAGCAGTTACCATCCCATAAGGCCATGCTTTTTGTGCCTCGGAGAGATCCTGGTCGAGAATTGTGGGATGGCCCCCGATCTGGCACGGATGGAGCAATAGCCCTAACTGGAGTGGATGACGCCTACCCGCTGGAAGAATTTCAGCACCTGCTACCCAAACTGAGAG CTGAGACGAACATGGTTTGGTATGACTGGATGAAGCCTTCTCATGCACAACTTCACTCTGACTACATGCAGCCTCTAACTGAAGCCAAAGCCACGAGCAAGAACAAGGTTCGGAGTGTCCAGCACCTGATACAGCACCTGCGGCTAATTAAGTCTCCTGCAGAAATTAAGAGAATGCAGATTGCTGGGAAGCTGACATCAGAG GCTTTCATAGAGACCATGTTTGCCAGTAAAGCTCCAGTAGACGAAGCCTTTCTTTATGCGAAG TTTGAATTTGAGTGCCGTGCCCGAGGTGCCGACATCTTAGCCTACCCCCCTGTGGTTGCAGGCGGTAATCGCTCCAACACTCTGCACTATGTGAAAAATAACCAGCTCATCAAG GATGGTGAAATGGTGCTTCTTGATGGAGGTTGTGAGTCTTCCTGCTATGTGAGTGACATTACCAGGACGTGGCCCGTCAATGGCAG ATTCACCGCACCTCAGGCAGAGCTCTATGAAGCTGTTCTAGAAATCCAAAAAGCTTGCTTGACACTGTGCTCCCCTGGGACAAGCTTGGAGAACATCTACAGCATGATGCTGACACTGATGGGACAGAAGCTTAAGGATCTGGGGATCATAAAGACCAGCAAGGAAAGCGCCTTCAAg GCTGCTCGAAAATACTGTCCTCATCACGTGGGCCATTACCTCGGGATGGATGTCCATGACACTCCAGACATGCCTCGTTCACTCCCTCTGCAGCCTGGTATGGTGATCACGGTTGAACCAG GCATTTATATCCCAGAGGGTGACACAGATGCCCCAGAGAAGTTTCGAGGTCTCGGAGTTCGGATTGAGGATGATGTAGTGGTGACTCAGGACTCACCTCTTATCCTTTCTGCAGACTGTCCCAAGGAGGTGAATGACATTGAGCAGATCTGCAGCAGGACCTCCTGA
- the Xpnpep3 gene encoding xaa-Pro aminopeptidase 3 isoform X3 translates to MQIAGKLTSEAFIETMFASKAPVDEAFLYAKFEFECRARGADILAYPPVVAGGNRSNTLHYVKNNQLIKDGEMVLLDGGCESSCYVSDITRTWPVNGRFTAPQAELYEAVLEIQKACLTLCSPGTSLENIYSMMLTLMGQKLKDLGIIKTSKESAFKAARKYCPHHVGHYLGMDVHDTPDMPRSLPLQPGMVITVEPGIYIPEGDTDAPEKFRGLGVRIEDDVVVTQDSPLILSADCPKEVNDIEQICSRTS, encoded by the exons ATGCAGATTGCTGGGAAGCTGACATCAGAG GCTTTCATAGAGACCATGTTTGCCAGTAAAGCTCCAGTAGACGAAGCCTTTCTTTATGCGAAG TTTGAATTTGAGTGCCGTGCCCGAGGTGCCGACATCTTAGCCTACCCCCCTGTGGTTGCAGGCGGTAATCGCTCCAACACTCTGCACTATGTGAAAAATAACCAGCTCATCAAG GATGGTGAAATGGTGCTTCTTGATGGAGGTTGTGAGTCTTCCTGCTATGTGAGTGACATTACCAGGACGTGGCCCGTCAATGGCAG ATTCACCGCACCTCAGGCAGAGCTCTATGAAGCTGTTCTAGAAATCCAAAAAGCTTGCTTGACACTGTGCTCCCCTGGGACAAGCTTGGAGAACATCTACAGCATGATGCTGACACTGATGGGACAGAAGCTTAAGGATCTGGGGATCATAAAGACCAGCAAGGAAAGCGCCTTCAAg GCTGCTCGAAAATACTGTCCTCATCACGTGGGCCATTACCTCGGGATGGATGTCCATGACACTCCAGACATGCCTCGTTCACTCCCTCTGCAGCCTGGTATGGTGATCACGGTTGAACCAG GCATTTATATCCCAGAGGGTGACACAGATGCCCCAGAGAAGTTTCGAGGTCTCGGAGTTCGGATTGAGGATGATGTAGTGGTGACTCAGGACTCACCTCTTATCCTTTCTGCAGACTGTCCCAAGGAGGTGAATGACATTGAGCAGATCTGCAGCAGGACCTCCTGA